One window of Lusitaniella coriacea LEGE 07157 genomic DNA carries:
- a CDS encoding aspartate-semialdehyde dehydrogenase, with protein sequence MSDRIRVAILGATGAVGTELIELLEKRNFPLTELKLLASSRSAGRTLLFKGKELSVEAVSENAFGDVDLVLASAGGSTSKAWASKIVEAGAVMVDNSSAFRLDPNVPLIVPEINPDAAANHQGIIANPNCTTILMGVAVYPLHQIQPIKRILVSTYQSASGAGARAMEEVKVQSQAILNGQSPTPEIFPYPLAFNLFPHNSPLNDRGYCEEEMKMVNETRKIFGAPDLRVSATCVRVPILRAHSEAINLEFEEPFAVDRAREILAQAPGVRLVENWQENHFPMPMEATGEDDVLVGRIRQDISHPCGLELWLSGDQIRKGAALNAVQIAELLVQKKLLNPVETASISA encoded by the coding sequence TTGTCTGATCGAATTCGCGTTGCTATTCTGGGTGCAACCGGAGCAGTCGGTACGGAATTAATTGAACTGTTAGAAAAGCGGAACTTTCCCCTGACTGAGCTAAAACTGCTCGCTTCTAGTCGTTCCGCAGGGCGAACTCTTCTTTTTAAAGGGAAGGAGTTATCGGTAGAAGCAGTGAGTGAGAACGCTTTTGGAGATGTCGATTTAGTCTTGGCTTCTGCGGGAGGCTCCACCTCCAAAGCTTGGGCAAGCAAAATTGTTGAAGCGGGTGCAGTGATGGTGGATAACTCCAGCGCCTTTCGGCTCGATCCGAACGTGCCACTCATCGTCCCCGAAATCAATCCCGACGCAGCAGCCAACCACCAAGGCATCATTGCCAATCCCAACTGCACGACGATTTTGATGGGAGTTGCGGTTTATCCCCTCCACCAAATTCAACCCATCAAACGGATTCTTGTCTCCACCTATCAATCTGCGTCGGGGGCAGGGGCGCGAGCAATGGAAGAAGTTAAGGTTCAATCTCAAGCGATTTTGAACGGGCAATCTCCAACGCCGGAAATTTTTCCCTATCCTTTGGCATTTAATTTATTTCCTCACAATTCCCCCCTAAACGATCGCGGATATTGTGAAGAAGAGATGAAAATGGTCAACGAAACGCGCAAGATTTTTGGCGCGCCGGATTTGCGAGTCAGCGCGACTTGCGTGCGAGTTCCCATTCTGCGCGCCCATTCAGAAGCGATCAATTTGGAATTTGAGGAACCTTTTGCTGTCGATCGCGCGAGAGAAATTTTAGCCCAAGCACCCGGCGTTCGGCTCGTGGAAAACTGGCAAGAAAATCACTTCCCCATGCCAATGGAGGCGACGGGAGAAGATGACGTTTTAGTGGGACGCATTCGCCAGGATATTTCCCATCCCTGCGGATTGGAACTGTGGCTCAGTGGCGACCAAATTCGCAAAGGCGCGGCGCTGAATGCCGTCCAAATCGCTGAATTATTGGTACAAAAGAAGTTACTAAATCCCGTGGAAACCGCTTCGATTTCTGCCTAA
- the dapA gene encoding 4-hydroxy-tetrahydrodipicolinate synthase, translating to MVSFGRVITAMIVPFQEDGNVNYAMVEQLAAHLVEQGSDGILVCGTTGESPTLTWQEEHELFRVVQQAVAPGAKVLVGTGSNSTAEAIAATQKAAKLGIDGTLQVVPYYNKPPQAGLYEHFRAIARACPDLPLMLYNIPGRTSVNLQPETVARLAEIENIVAIKEASGNLDIASEIRAQTPSSFAIYSGDDSLTLPLLAVGAVGVVSVASHLVGSQLQQMIQEFEAGKIETAREIHLKLLPLFKTLFCTTSPIPVKAALKLQGWAVGGVRPPLCEMPEELQKTLKSVLNSLSLI from the coding sequence GTGGTAAGTTTTGGACGAGTAATTACAGCGATGATCGTGCCATTCCAGGAAGATGGCAATGTCAATTATGCAATGGTCGAACAACTCGCAGCTCATTTAGTCGAGCAGGGAAGCGATGGAATTCTCGTGTGCGGCACGACTGGGGAATCCCCAACATTGACCTGGCAAGAAGAACACGAACTCTTCCGAGTCGTGCAACAAGCGGTTGCTCCTGGGGCAAAAGTCTTAGTGGGAACTGGCTCGAACTCGACCGCAGAAGCGATCGCGGCAACCCAAAAAGCTGCTAAACTGGGTATTGATGGAACTTTGCAAGTGGTTCCTTACTACAATAAACCCCCTCAAGCGGGTTTGTACGAACATTTCCGCGCGATCGCGCGCGCTTGCCCCGACCTGCCACTCATGCTGTACAACATTCCGGGGCGTACGAGCGTCAACCTTCAACCCGAAACCGTTGCTCGACTCGCGGAAATAGAGAATATTGTTGCCATTAAAGAAGCCAGTGGCAATTTGGATATTGCCAGTGAAATCCGCGCCCAAACGCCTTCTTCTTTTGCCATCTATTCCGGCGATGACTCCCTAACCCTACCCCTCCTCGCAGTGGGTGCGGTAGGCGTTGTCAGCGTCGCCAGCCATTTAGTGGGTTCCCAACTACAGCAGATGATTCAAGAATTTGAAGCGGGAAAAATCGAGACAGCAAGAGAAATTCATCTCAAACTCTTACCCCTCTTTAAAACTCTGTTCTGTACCACCAGCCCCATCCCCGTCAAAGCCGCTTTGAAATTGCAAGGTTGGGCAGTAGGTGGCGTTCGTCCCCCTCTATGCGAGATGCCAGAGGAACTTCAAAAAACCCTGAAATCGGTTTTGAATTCCCTGTCCCTGATTTGA